From Mesotoga sp. UBA6090, one genomic window encodes:
- a CDS encoding ferritin: MITARMEKEINAQIKAEFESAFIYMGMAAWAHKNGYFGTENFMWKQAKEEEGHAMKFIDYLKDVDATVEIPGIEKPTIGYKSILDVFEKGLEHEKYITSRINNLVTISDEDGDYATNDFLQWYVTEQVEEEKTFRNIVKRLKMVGDHVNGIFMIDSKLEER; the protein is encoded by the coding sequence ATGATAACTGCAAGAATGGAAAAGGAGATCAACGCCCAGATAAAGGCCGAATTTGAATCCGCGTTTATTTACATGGGTATGGCTGCCTGGGCTCACAAGAATGGATACTTTGGAACAGAAAACTTCATGTGGAAACAGGCAAAAGAGGAAGAAGGGCACGCAATGAAGTTTATTGATTACCTTAAGGACGTAGATGCAACCGTTGAAATTCCTGGCATTGAGAAACCGACCATTGGCTACAAGTCGATTCTAGATGTGTTCGAAAAAGGACTTGAACATGAGAAATACATCACTTCACGGATCAATAATCTCGTCACGATTTCCGATGAAGATGGAGATTACGCAACCAATGATTTTCTTCAGTGGTATGTCACGGAGCAGGTAGAAGAGGAGAAGACGTTCAGGAACATAGTCAAGCGGCTGAAAATGGTCGGCGACCACGTGAATGGAATCTTCATGATTGATTCGAAGCTCGAAGAGAGATAG
- a CDS encoding 5'-nucleotidase C-terminal domain-containing protein, with translation MRRLLSLIFIIAFSTLLLASDLQLTILHTSDIHGNIFPVDYATGNYAAVGLAKVSSFVNHMRSTNPNTIVIDTGDLIQGTPISYYFSRIDDSTVNPVIRAMNMIGFTASAIGSHEFSYGPKTLEEAVYCAEFPFLCANIVFEGSEDPVFPPYEILTLESDDENLRIAILGLTTTIIQKWEDPEHIAGLSFLDPVCVAEKYVPLLREEADVLVVAYHGGFERDLATGEPTEEFTGENAGYEILKRVEGIDVMLTGHQHRAIAEIVDGVVVSQPSSRGSFVGRVELGLEKRNGRWKIIDKSVGLVSMETYDGDKALLETLGDFENRVQSWLDQRAGFSIGDSYISDHFEARLKDNALIEFINKVQMEATGASISCASILTDDITGWKTGPITIRDVISAYPFSHSLKVLQVTGADIKTALEKSAEYFTYADNEIALTESCLTSKPMHCDYDMWEGIEYIIAVDRPVGERVLSLRRNGKPLEMNETYEVVLNSYRSGGGGGYHMFEGRPVEREIMLDISEIMTDYVLERQVISATLDENWSVGTGLVHTIGWNETLRSIAEMYGISASEIMKYNPDLTRVRSIPTGTELIIYRPAIP, from the coding sequence ATGCGGAGACTGCTTTCTCTAATCTTCATCATAGCTTTTTCAACTCTATTACTTGCTTCCGATCTTCAACTCACGATTCTCCATACGAGTGACATTCATGGAAATATCTTCCCAGTAGATTATGCAACCGGGAACTACGCAGCTGTGGGGCTGGCAAAGGTATCGAGTTTCGTCAATCATATGAGATCGACGAATCCGAATACCATCGTCATAGATACGGGGGATCTAATTCAGGGAACCCCGATTTCATACTACTTTTCGAGAATAGATGACTCCACTGTCAATCCGGTAATAAGGGCCATGAACATGATCGGATTCACAGCTTCCGCCATAGGGAGTCACGAATTCAGCTACGGGCCAAAGACTCTGGAGGAAGCCGTCTATTGCGCAGAGTTCCCCTTTCTTTGTGCAAACATAGTCTTTGAAGGTAGTGAAGATCCTGTCTTTCCCCCCTATGAGATACTCACCCTCGAAAGTGACGATGAGAACTTGAGGATCGCGATTCTCGGCCTTACAACGACTATCATACAGAAATGGGAAGATCCCGAACACATCGCGGGCCTTTCCTTTCTCGATCCAGTGTGTGTCGCTGAGAAATATGTTCCTTTGCTGAGAGAAGAGGCAGATGTTTTAGTAGTCGCTTACCACGGAGGCTTTGAAAGAGATCTGGCAACTGGCGAGCCCACTGAAGAGTTTACTGGGGAGAATGCCGGTTACGAGATATTAAAACGAGTCGAGGGAATTGATGTGATGTTGACCGGTCATCAGCACAGAGCCATTGCGGAGATAGTAGATGGAGTTGTAGTTTCTCAGCCTTCGAGTCGGGGAAGCTTCGTCGGCAGAGTTGAACTGGGACTTGAGAAGAGAAACGGTCGCTGGAAGATTATCGACAAGTCCGTTGGTCTTGTGTCGATGGAGACGTATGATGGCGACAAGGCTCTGCTGGAAACGTTAGGAGATTTCGAGAACCGGGTTCAGAGCTGGCTCGATCAACGTGCCGGTTTCTCCATAGGAGACTCTTATATATCAGACCACTTTGAAGCTAGATTGAAAGACAATGCTCTAATTGAGTTTATCAATAAGGTTCAGATGGAAGCAACAGGCGCAAGTATTTCATGTGCCTCGATCCTAACGGACGATATCACTGGATGGAAGACAGGCCCCATCACTATTCGTGATGTCATTTCTGCATATCCTTTTTCGCATTCCCTGAAAGTTCTTCAAGTAACCGGCGCCGATATCAAGACTGCCCTCGAGAAAAGCGCCGAGTACTTCACTTACGCGGACAACGAGATTGCTCTCACGGAGAGTTGCCTGACGTCAAAGCCAATGCACTGTGACTATGATATGTGGGAGGGAATCGAGTATATCATCGCCGTGGATAGACCTGTCGGAGAGAGAGTTCTAAGTCTAAGGCGAAATGGAAAGCCTCTCGAAATGAACGAGACTTATGAGGTCGTCTTGAACAGCTATCGATCAGGGGGTGGAGGCGGATATCACATGTTTGAAGGCAGGCCCGTTGAAAGGGAGATAATGCTCGACATTTCGGAAATCATGACGGATTACGTGCTGGAGCGGCAAGTCATAAGCGCTACATTAGACGAAAACTGGTCCGTGGGAACGGGATTAGTTCACACGATAGGGTGGAACGAGACATTGAGGTCTATAGCAGAAATGTATGGAATTAGCGCCTCTGAGATTATGAAATACAACCCCGACCTCACAAGAGTTCGAAGTATCCCGACCGGCACAGAACTGATTATCTACAGACCTGCGATTCCATAA